From Camelina sativa cultivar DH55 chromosome 7, Cs, whole genome shotgun sequence, one genomic window encodes:
- the LOC104703391 gene encoding uncharacterized protein LOC104703391 isoform X2 produces the protein MATLPKLEFATTFLAFTAPRCSTALNYGFSSSAAVPVFSRRRATTVSFRATQSFFYSPVVNSSRRRRFSSVSASASAPPQTEDSDVTTKIPPDNRIPATIITGFLGSGKTTLLNHILTRDHGKRIAVIENEYGEVDIDGSLVAAKSVGAEDIVMLNNGCLCCTVRGDLVRMIGELVNKKKGRFDHIVIETTGLANPAPIIQTFYAEEGIFNDVKLDGVVTLVDAKHARLHLDEVKPKGVVNEAVEQIAYADRIIVNKTDLVGEAELGLVVQRIKTINSMAQMTRTKYGNVDLDYVLGIGGFDLERIESSVNEDDKGDHHDHDHDHHHDHDHHHHDEHEHHHHSHDHTHDPGVSSVSIVCEGSLDLEKANMWLGTLLMERSEDIYRMKGLLSVHSMEERFVFQGVHDIFQGSPDRLWGRDEARVNKIVFIGKNLNREELEKGFKACLI, from the exons ATGGCTACGCTACCAAAACTAGAGTTTGCCACGACCTTCCTCGCTTTCACTGCTCCTCGTTGCTCGACGGCCTTGAACTatggcttctcttcttctgcagcCGTCCCGGTTTTCTCCAGGCGCAGAGCTACGACCGTTTCCTTCAGAGCGACGCAGTCGTTTTTCTATTCCCCGGTGGTTAATTCCAGTCGCCGTCGAAGATTCTCATCTGTCTCGGCCTCAGCTTCCGCCCCGCCGCAGACTGAAGATTCCGATGTTACCACTAAGATTCCGCCAGATAACCGGATTCCGGCTACTATAATCACGGGGTTTCTGGGCTCTGGCAAG ACGACATTGCTGAATCATATACTGACCAGAGACCATGGGAAACGCATTGCCGTGATCGAGAATGAG TATGGTGAAGTTGACATTGATGGTTCACTTGTTGCTGCTAAATCTGTGGGAGCAGAGGATATTGTGATGCTCAACAATGGCTGCCTGTGTTGCACTGTTAGGGGTGATCTTGTGAGGATGATTGGAGAATTAGTCAATAAGAAGAAAGGAAGGTTCGACCATATTGTGATAGAGACTACAG GATTGGCAAACCCTGCTCCAATTATCCAAACCTTTTATGCTGAAGAAGGAATTTTCAATGATGTCAAACTGGACGGCGTTGTTACTCTTGTTGATGCTAAGCATGCTCGTTTGCACCTAGATGAGGTCAAACCCAAAGGTGTTGTCAATGAGGCTGTTGAACAAATTGCGTATGCAGATCGTATCATAGTTAATAAG ACTGATCTTGTTGGTGAAGCAGAATTGGGTTTGGTGGTGCAACGCATAAAG ACAATAAATAGCATGGCTCAGATGACGCGTACAAAGTACGGAAATGTTGACTTGGATTATGTTCTTGGGATTGGAGGTTTTGATCTAGAGAG GATCGAAAGCTCTGTGAATGAAGATGACAAAGGAGATCACCATGATCACGACCATGATCATCACCATGATCACGACCACCATCATCACGATGAACATG agcatcatcatcattctcatgatcaCACCCATGATCCTGGTGTTTCTTCAGTCAGTATAGTTTGCGAAGGAAGCTTAGACCTTGAAAAG GCAAACATGTGGCTAGGGACGTTGCTGATGGAACGTAGTGAGGACATCTACAGAATGAAAGGTCTCCTCTCGGTCCACTCCATGGAGGAGAGATTCGTGTTTCAAGGAGTCCATGACATATTTCAAGGATCACCAGACCGGTTATGGGGAAGAGATGAGGCCAGAGTGAACAAGATTGTCTTCATTGGCAAGAATTTGAACAGGGAAGAGTTAGAGAAGGGTTTTAAAGCttgtttgatttaa
- the LOC104703391 gene encoding uncharacterized protein LOC104703391 isoform X1, protein MATLPKLEFATTFLAFTAPRCSTALNYGFSSSAAVPVFSRRRATTVSFRATQSFFYSPVVNSSRRRRFSSVSASASAPPQTEDSDVTTKIPPDNRIPATIITGFLGSGKTTLLNHILTRDHGKRIAVIENEYGEVDIDGSLVAAKSVGAEDIVMLNNGCLCCTVRGDLVRMIGELVNKKKGRFDHIVIETTGLANPAPIIQTFYAEEGIFNDVKLDGVVTLVDAKHARLHLDEVKPKGVVNEAVEQIAYADRIIVNKTDLVGEAELGLVVQRIKTINSMAQMTRTKYGNVDLDYVLGIGGFDLERIESSVNEDDKGDHHDHDHDHHHDHDHHHHDEHVSDSNTAEHHHHSHDHTHDPGVSSVSIVCEGSLDLEKANMWLGTLLMERSEDIYRMKGLLSVHSMEERFVFQGVHDIFQGSPDRLWGRDEARVNKIVFIGKNLNREELEKGFKACLI, encoded by the exons ATGGCTACGCTACCAAAACTAGAGTTTGCCACGACCTTCCTCGCTTTCACTGCTCCTCGTTGCTCGACGGCCTTGAACTatggcttctcttcttctgcagcCGTCCCGGTTTTCTCCAGGCGCAGAGCTACGACCGTTTCCTTCAGAGCGACGCAGTCGTTTTTCTATTCCCCGGTGGTTAATTCCAGTCGCCGTCGAAGATTCTCATCTGTCTCGGCCTCAGCTTCCGCCCCGCCGCAGACTGAAGATTCCGATGTTACCACTAAGATTCCGCCAGATAACCGGATTCCGGCTACTATAATCACGGGGTTTCTGGGCTCTGGCAAG ACGACATTGCTGAATCATATACTGACCAGAGACCATGGGAAACGCATTGCCGTGATCGAGAATGAG TATGGTGAAGTTGACATTGATGGTTCACTTGTTGCTGCTAAATCTGTGGGAGCAGAGGATATTGTGATGCTCAACAATGGCTGCCTGTGTTGCACTGTTAGGGGTGATCTTGTGAGGATGATTGGAGAATTAGTCAATAAGAAGAAAGGAAGGTTCGACCATATTGTGATAGAGACTACAG GATTGGCAAACCCTGCTCCAATTATCCAAACCTTTTATGCTGAAGAAGGAATTTTCAATGATGTCAAACTGGACGGCGTTGTTACTCTTGTTGATGCTAAGCATGCTCGTTTGCACCTAGATGAGGTCAAACCCAAAGGTGTTGTCAATGAGGCTGTTGAACAAATTGCGTATGCAGATCGTATCATAGTTAATAAG ACTGATCTTGTTGGTGAAGCAGAATTGGGTTTGGTGGTGCAACGCATAAAG ACAATAAATAGCATGGCTCAGATGACGCGTACAAAGTACGGAAATGTTGACTTGGATTATGTTCTTGGGATTGGAGGTTTTGATCTAGAGAG GATCGAAAGCTCTGTGAATGAAGATGACAAAGGAGATCACCATGATCACGACCATGATCATCACCATGATCACGACCACCATCATCACGATGAACATG TCTCTGATTCTAATACGGcagagcatcatcatcattctcatgatcaCACCCATGATCCTGGTGTTTCTTCAGTCAGTATAGTTTGCGAAGGAAGCTTAGACCTTGAAAAG GCAAACATGTGGCTAGGGACGTTGCTGATGGAACGTAGTGAGGACATCTACAGAATGAAAGGTCTCCTCTCGGTCCACTCCATGGAGGAGAGATTCGTGTTTCAAGGAGTCCATGACATATTTCAAGGATCACCAGACCGGTTATGGGGAAGAGATGAGGCCAGAGTGAACAAGATTGTCTTCATTGGCAAGAATTTGAACAGGGAAGAGTTAGAGAAGGGTTTTAAAGCttgtttgatttaa